One genomic segment of Gemmatimonadales bacterium includes these proteins:
- a CDS encoding DinB family protein has protein sequence MLPDLSNRLATLDAAREAFLAPIRAATDQQRSFRPAPGAWSMLDVTEHLVLAEEKSLLGILKGPPPGTTITPVARVRMAMVLLVMRTDLRVKVPVARVLPTGTVSLAELETRWGEARRGLQQVLEPVTAAEARTARFRHPIGGWVSVGTGVAFYTAHIRHHARQVRRIRRAAGFPSS, from the coding sequence ATGCTCCCCGATCTTTCGAACCGGTTGGCGACGCTGGACGCGGCGCGGGAGGCGTTTCTGGCGCCGATCCGCGCTGCAACCGACCAGCAACGGTCCTTTCGTCCGGCGCCAGGGGCCTGGTCGATGCTCGACGTGACCGAGCACCTCGTCCTTGCCGAGGAGAAGAGTCTCCTCGGCATTCTGAAAGGACCGCCGCCCGGCACCACGATCACGCCGGTGGCGCGGGTCCGGATGGCGATGGTGCTCCTGGTCATGCGGACGGACCTCCGGGTCAAGGTGCCGGTGGCGCGCGTGCTTCCCACCGGAACCGTTTCCCTGGCGGAGCTGGAGACGCGCTGGGGGGAGGCGAGGCGAGGTCTGCAACAGGTTCTCGAGCCGGTTACCGCGGCGGAGGCTCGGACCGCCCGCTTCCGGCATCCGATCGGGGGATGGGTGTCGGTCGGAACAGGCGTGGCGTTCTACACCGCTCATATTCGGCACCATGCCAGGCAGGTCCGGCGCATCCGTCGGGCCGCCGGCTTCCCGTCATCATGA